The genomic DNA AAATGAGTGGAGCAAAAGTATATTATCCAGAAAATTTTAATGCACTTGTTAGTTTGTTTAATAAAGAATTAAATAATTATATCGTGTATAACGAAATTGATTTTCATAAAAATATTGAAATTTTTAAGGAAAGGGATAATGTTAATAATTTCTTTTTAATTAATAATTTTGAAAGATTTAAAAAAGTATCACTTAAAAGTAATTTTTTAGAAATAGGACCATGTGTTACTTATAATGAAATATTGCAATTTGGAGAGAGAAATATTCCAAGGTTGTTTTATGAGTTTATTTCAAAATTAAGTGATAAAATATATCTAAATAGTATTAACATTTCTAATGGATTTTATTATAAAAATACCGTTTTTGATTTGTATCCTTTGTTTTTAAGTCTGGATGCTCAGCTTGAATTTAAGAATGTTTTAACTAAAAAGACTTATACTTATAATGCTTATAATATTAACAGGGATGATTACATACAGAATCGCAATACTTTGTTTTTGACTAAATTAAAATTTCCAATTACAAATCTGTGGAACAAGAGCTTTTATGGTAAAGTATTTGTTGATACTTTTTCATTTGAAATGCTAGCCGATGCAAATATTATTTTTATTTGTGTGCTTTTAAATGTTAAAAGAGACATTATAACTGATTTTTTGATGAAAATATTTTACGATGATAAGGTTATTACTTTAAGAGACTCTCAAGTTTTGCTTCTTAATAAATCTTTGCCTTTGTCTATCTTTGAAATTGAAGATTCTCTTAAAATGCTGGATAAGAATATTCGAGATGTGAAAAATTTTAGCTTTGGGGAGAGAAACTTGAAGCTTATAAAAAATTTTTATTTTGATACATTAGTTAATTTTTGATCTTAAAAAATTAGAAATATTAAATAATCATTAATTTTTGGTGTAGTTTTATATAAAACCAATAGAATTAATTTATCAAATCGCTTTTATGTATTATAATGTTAATTTATTAATGTTTTATAAAAAATAATTATTAAAAAAAGGGGTTCTTAAGTTTATGGTAAAAAAAGAAGCTACTATTAAAGCTATTAATGGCTTACA from Borrelia turcica IST7 includes the following:
- a CDS encoding xanthine dehydrogenase family protein subunit M is translated as MSGAKVYYPENFNALVSLFNKELNNYIVYNEIDFHKNIEIFKERDNVNNFFLINNFERFKKVSLKSNFLEIGPCVTYNEILQFGERNIPRLFYEFISKLSDKIYLNSINISNGFYYKNTVFDLYPLFLSLDAQLEFKNVLTKKTYTYNAYNINRDDYIQNRNTLFLTKLKFPITNLWNKSFYGKVFVDTFSFEMLADANIIFICVLLNVKRDIITDFLMKIFYDDKVITLRDSQVLLLNKSLPLSIFEIEDSLKMLDKNIRDVKNFSFGERNLKLIKNFYFDTLVNF